Proteins encoded together in one Amblyomma americanum isolate KBUSLIRL-KWMA chromosome 1, ASM5285725v1, whole genome shotgun sequence window:
- the LOC144100751 gene encoding uncharacterized protein LOC144100751, translated as MIQETCFRHADFVVLYVGGNDLDRGDDPREIASHIKDLVLLLQENVASVVLVLKVLPRHFDEPRKAQFEDRRRRQLNRRLSATLKRLSGVHILNPEHRFLDASGKPMLSLFAADRYHVARDRGIDQMSKIIVAALVKIYGPGIASASRARPGEVYVVHRCRRCGAKGHKTDHCWAYCSPRRHAAAGRG; from the exons atgattcaagagacatgctttcggcacgccgattttgttgtcctatatgttggcggcaacgatctcgacagaggggatgacccgcgagaaatcgccagccacataaag gacctcgttttgctgctgcaggagaacgtggccagtgtcgtgctggtcttaaaagtcttgccacgccatttcgatgagccacgtaaggcgcaatttgaggaccgccggcgtcgccagctgaaccgccgtctgtcagccacgctgaagcgcttgtcgggcgtgcacattctcaaccccgag catcgtttcctggatgcttctggcaagccgatgctgtccttgtttgccgcagaccgatatcacgtggcgagagaccggggcatcgaccagatgtcaaagattatcgtcgcggccctcgtcaagatctacggaccagggatagcgtcggcttcaagggcaagaccaggagaggtgtacgtcgtgcaccggtgtcgtcggtgcggagccaaagggcacaagacggaccactgctgggcctactgctcaccgcgccgccacgccgctgcaggtcgcggttga